In a single window of the bacterium genome:
- a CDS encoding DUF4143 domain-containing protein, whose amino-acid sequence MPPRTVREHFQVLEDTLIGFQLGAYRKSIKRKPVSTAKFYFFDVGVANALMNRGQIYPGSELFGRALEHLIFLEIKAFLDYHRSDKALTYWRTESKMEVDFVIADEVGVEVKAGGRVSRKDSK is encoded by the coding sequence GTGCCACCCAGAACTGTTCGGGAACATTTCCAGGTCCTGGAAGATACTTTGATCGGTTTCCAACTTGGAGCCTACAGAAAAAGTATCAAGAGAAAACCGGTCTCGACTGCCAAGTTTTATTTTTTCGATGTGGGGGTCGCGAACGCATTAATGAATAGGGGACAAATATATCCTGGTTCGGAACTATTCGGACGCGCACTCGAGCATCTGATTTTTCTGGAGATCAAAGCGTTTCTGGATTATCACCGAAGTGACAAAGCACTCACTTACTGGAGAACTGAATCAAAAATGGAAGTCGACTTCGTGATTGCCGATGAAGTCGGTGTGGAAGTGAAGGCGGGAGGCAGGGTTTCACGAAAGGATTCGAAGTGA